The Myotis daubentonii chromosome 1, mMyoDau2.1, whole genome shotgun sequence genome includes the window ttcaaataatatttgttgaagagacaAGGAGTCaggggagggaaagaagaggggaagagagggaagaaaaagggaaggagggagaaggaggaggaagcagaaagGAGGGTGAAAGTTGGGCAGAATCCACAAGGTTTGAAGGCTGGATGGGAGTGAGCCAGATGCTGAGGATGAAGAGCACCTCAGCAGATAAATAGAAGCACAAAAGGCCAGGAGGCCTGGAACAATGTCATTTAAAACTCTCGGTCATCTTTGCTCTGATTCTAAGGTAACTTGGTCCTGTCAAGAGGGCATCCAGGGCAAGAGGAAAGGTATATCCCGCAGGATTACTAACATATCAGCCACAAAGTAATTTACTCAGTCTCTGGGGCAATTAGGCATACACTGATTTCCCCAGCCTGATCCTCGGGTGTAGTTTCTGTACCTGCAAAGCTACAGAACTCACCTGGGACCTTGGTGACTCTAACATGGTTGTGGCCTGCAGGGTGCTGCCTGGGTGTGGCTGGCTTTCCTTTCTGACTGCTCTGACCGCTTTCATTCCAATGTAATAGGAGCCACGTCCAGAGAACTCCCTGAGGACACCCAGCCCAGCTTGCTGCAGGACCCAATCCGAACAAGGTATCTTTCCCAGGAAAGATTCTCTCCCAGCTCAGCAAAGATTCAGCCCTTCGCAGGGTTCTAGAGTCTCTTCTTCCTGAGAAGTAAACTCATCCTAGTAAACTGAAAGTCCCACGGCCTGGACACCCCTCTGTCCCAAGTAAACCAGGGCAGTTGGTCACCTGCCAGGCAGGCTCCTCACTTACAATGGGCCTCTTATCCTGCTGTTCCCCAGGCTTCACCTGGGTCTGCTCCAGAGTTTCTGCTGCCTCATGGCCATCACTCAGAATATTGAGAGCAGTTCCTTCTGGGTCAGGGAGGGGGACAGCATGGCCTCGGTGGGCCACTGGGCTCAGGGTTAGGATCAGAAGAGAGACTGAGGAGGAGGAGTTTCTAAGGAAACTCAGCTGGTAAAGAGTTGGAtcgagccctgactggtttggctcagtggacagagagtcggcctgcggactcaagggtcccaggtttgattctggtcaagggcatgtaccttggttgcaggcacatccccagtagggagtgtgcaggaggcagctgaatcgatgtttctctctcatcaatgtttctaactctctatccctctcccttcctctctgtaaaaaaatcaataaaatatatttttaaaaaagagttgggccgtgactggtttggctcagtggatagagcgtcggcctgcggactcaagggtcccaggttcgagtccggtcaagggcatgtacctgggttgcgggcacatacccagtagggggtgtacaggaggcagctgatcgatgtttctctctcatcgatgtttctaactctctatctctctcccttcctctctgtaaaaaatcaataaaatatattttttaaaaaaaaagagttggatCAAAGTCTCCCCTTGTTTTTCTGGTGGTGTTTCTGTGCATACAGTGAGGATTAAACGGTAGCTGGTATCAGGTAAAACTTTCAACATTTACCATATTTGGAGACAATGAAGAACTactaaagggaaagcttcctcaaACCCTTGCAAGTGAGCAGACTATGAATTATTACAATATAAATAACAAAGAGGAGAGTAAAACATTGTTggtcagtaaaaaaaaaactgtagtaATTACAGTAATTTATATTTAACTACCATGGGGCACAGTGATTATGAGGCATTATTGTGCCATGTAAATCATACACCAAGATCTTTGTGATTAATGCACTAAACATTAGTCAGGCATGTGTGCTCTGGTAGTAGATTTAAAACTGTTAAAGGTAATTTAGGTTGGCCTAGTCTTGGGATTTTTCTTCAGGGAAAATAGGGAGTTAAATAGCAGGTGAACTTGTTGCATTTGGTTCTGGAAAGACCAatataatgacattttaaaaaaaaattattgccatCTTTATTTATGAAAGAATTCTGAGAAAAACTCAAAACACTGCagattttaatgaaattaatCCCCACAATAACCTCGGGAGGGAATTCTGACACAATGGCCTTCATTGTTTAAAGCCACAAGTTGTTAGACCCACAAAAAGAGTCACTTTGTTTGCAGTTGCTTCTCTGTCCGGCTTAATTCATCAATGTTACAATGTTCTTTGAAATAagtctagtataaatataaactgACTATTAGTGTATTAATAATCTCCAAACATGAGACAGAATGATCTAATCACTAAGAATTTCTTAGAAATGACCTTACATACCAgcttaaagaaacagaaatgttagagggaaatttaaaattatggaTTAACTCtatgattaaaatatttccatatattAATTCATAAAATTATGGATTAactctctgccgggagccggtccatccttgctgtttcaagggacctggcatatatggcatacggttcttaatatgtttgctcaccttcttggcgctgtgttttaaccaaggtcacctctccgagaaaggttgaatccccaggtagggattttcccctgaagttagggagggaataaaacccctcaactaagtgccaggcgggtaattaatccctttaactacgaacaatcatgcttaaactacataatcttttctccctggaatggagataagaaacgccctaacctttgtaatagagattgatgggattgaatcaactggtataaatacagttgtaacaagacagaaagactcagaactcggaagacagaactcagaacacagaactcatgagacagaattcagaagacagaacctacagggagcctggagacagaagaacttcgctggagagagcatgccagaggatcctggacagggactggcctcagagcctagagacagagcctagcgggagaacatggcaagggatcctggactgaacctgactacagagattggcaggagaacctgactggaacctggacactgaacctgactggagagcctggacagaacctggccggagaacctagcgagggaacatggctacagaacctcgctggacatccgaagcagagcctctctggagatccagaccagaacttggctggagatccgggctagagatcctggctaggctgctgatcaactgaacgctgtttccgtgtccttccttcttcgccgactccgtccacacctttggggacccctggacctgctggggctggaccccggcatatggcgcccgaacagggacccctaggtaagcgccccgcactcgggacggatcggactccaccgtaggaagaaggtggatagtcttcgccgactccgtccacacctttgggaacccctggaacaggattcccttaggtaagccccccccccttgaaaacccccacactcgggacggataggactccaccagggtgctacagacccccctatagaggataaatagggtaagaaggtggatagtacagaacttagattgagaagatgtgccatactgagtccaaagaaagaagactctgtattgattcttagtttgagaagatgtgccatactgagtccaaagaaagaagactctgtattgatctttagattaagaagatgtgccatactgagtctaaagaaaaaagactccgtattgatcttttaacatatatgcttgctagcagaggaattaaggttactcccagtcagacagaacgttttatacaagaaatacgtccatgcttttctgcggaaggaaaggtgccggaaaggtaaatgtagagccatgggagaaggtaggcccaaggagccttatccttaaccccactgcagcctttccaccctgggaaagtgcaggattggcaagctctccctgggatgatagatcaggactcaggtaatagcggaaagtgccaatcctactcttaaaatggatataagagagcatttgaggtttttctttttaatgtttgcttttaaaaaataaaaaagggggaatttgccgggagccggtccatccttgctgtttcaagggacctggcatatatggcatacggttcttaatatgtttgctcaccttcttggcactgtgttttaaccaaggtcacctctccgagaaaggttgaatccccaggtagggattttcccctgaagttagggagggaataaaacccctcaactaagtgccaggcgggtaattaatccctttaactacgaacaatcatgcttaaactacataatcttttctccctggaatggagataagaaacgccctaacctttgtaatagagattgatgggattgaatcaactggtataaatacagttgtaacaagacagaaagactcagaactcggaagacagaactcagaacacagaactcatgagacagaattcagaagacagaacctacagggagcctggagacagaagaacttcgctggagagagcatgccagaggatcctggacagggactggcctcagagcctagagacagagcctagcgggagaacatggcaagggatcctggactgaacctgactacagagattggcaggagaacctgactggaacctggacactgaacctgactggagagcctggacagaacctggccggagaacctagcgagggaacatggctacagaacctcgctggacatccgaagcagagcctctctggagatcaagaccagaacttggctggagatccgggctagagatcctggctaggctgctgatcaactgaacgctgtttccgtgtccttccttcttcgccgactccgtccacacctttggggacccctggacctgctggggctggaccccggcaactctctatgattaaaatatttccatatattAATTCATGTGTATTTACAGGGCTCCTACTATAAGTATAATGCTAGGTGCTATGGACACAAAAAAACAGCGTAGGATAGAAATGAAGAAATCGTAACAGTAATGTGTATAGTGGTGATCTAGAAATCTAAATAAGTCAGAGCATGTCCTTAATAAACCAAGGACTGGACTTCAGAAATCCTGAGAAGGGACAGATACAGTGGAGGATTCTTGAAGACCAGCCTTTGCTCATACTCTAGCTTTGCAGTTTGGTTCAGATGGCATGGTCATTAAGAACGCTCTCTAGTAAAATAAGTAAGGGAATGCTTTCACATTCAAAATCTCATTCGTCTAGTGTCCCTATGAAATAGGGAGGGCAaatattatttctactttttacagataagaaaatgagcTCAGCAATAGTATACTGCTGGGAGTCACAGTGACTGGATGGCAAAACTAGCAGCTGAAACCAGTTCTCCACATTCTCATGTGGTGTTCTTGTCTATGATGAATCATTCCCAAGCACTTCCAAAGTCGGccttctgccttcatcttcaagttcccccagcccagccaccaTCTCCAGGCTCCAGGGCTACTGTGCTCAGTCCTTAAATCCGTCCCACCTGGCACCTCCTATTCCCTCTCTTTTTAGATAGACATGGCTAGAGAAATCCATAGAAACATTTactttgtgtgtgggggggggggggccgggggggaggtTCAACTATACTTTTCAATATTTTGTATTACTCTCAGGTGGacaacatagtggttaggcaatcatatactttacaaagtgtccccccccccccccccgggtatTTCAAATGGGCTCCTCTGACGTGGGGCATGATGGGTGCCATAGGGGAGTGGCTCTAGAATTaacccttctcccctctggcaaccattcgtctgttctctgtatctatgagtttgtttcaatcttgtttgttcgtttatttttttctttaggttccacatataagtgaaatcatatagtatttgtctttctctgactgacttatttcacttggcataatactctctaggaccacccatgctgttgcaatttCATTCATtgttatgactgagtagtattccattatatatatatatatatatatatatatatatatatatatatatatatatatatatcacagcttttttttatccactcatctattgatgggcacttgaatTGCTTCCAGATATTAGCTGTTGTAAatacactgcaatgaacataaggaggcacatattatttcaaattagtgttttgggtttcttctaaTATACATCCAGAAATGGGATCGCTGAAGgcaaagaacatacaatggggtaaagacagtctagtTAATAAATGgcgttgagaaaattggacagataaatgtgaaaaaatgaaactagaccactttcttacaccatatacaagaataaactcaaaatggattaaagatttcaTTGTAAagctcaaaaccataaaacttctagaagaaagcatagaCAGTAAAACCTCTGAcatctctcttagcaatattttttttctgatatatcttcttgggcaagggaaacaaaagaaaaaataaacaaatggaacttcatcaaactaaaaagtttttacacatcaaaggaaaccatcaacaaaatgaaaagacaacctactgtaTGGAAGAAGATATTAGCCAATAATACTTCCTATAAGAGGttcatatccaaaatttataaagaactcatacaattcaacacaaaaaaagccaacaatgcaatttaaaaaatgggcagtcttggcccatgtggctcagttaattaagtgaaaggttgctggttcaatggTCAGGGCGCATGGCTAGAtttcagctcaatccccagtagggagcatgcaggaggcggctttcacatccatgtttctctttccctcttccttcctgtctctctaaacaccaataaaaattattaaaaccaaccaacaaaaaaacCTTAAGATTCTTCATTATcaaatcaaagttttaaaaaaaatgggcaaaggacctgaatagacacttctccaaagaggacacacagatggctaatcgacatgaaaagatgttcaacatcactaaacAACaaagaagtgcaaattaaaaccacaataagatatcacctcacacctgtcagaatggctatcatcaataaatcagcataCAACAAATGTtagtaaggatgtggagaaaagggaacctttgtgcactgttggtgggaatgcagactggtgcagccactgtggaaatcagTATGGAGGTTATGGAGTAATGGTTAATTTAAGAGCCGGCGTTCTGAAGCCAAACTGATCTGGAATTGAGTTTCTGCTGTTTGCTAGCTGCACAACACTGGCCAAGTTCCTTAACCTCCCTAGGACACTGTGTCTTCATCtccttaaaaaaatagtaatagctGGCATTGACTGAGCCCAGACTACTTACATGCTAAGTTTTAcatgctttacatacattatctgaTTTAATCCTAAGCATGGCCCTGAgaagtaggtgctattattatcagTTAATAGCTAAGAAAATTGAAGCACAAAGAGGTTAAACAGTCTGCCAGAGATTGTATCACTGTAAATGATGGAGCTAGGATTCAAACACAAGCAGTCTGTTTCCAAGACCCACGCTTTGAATCACTTCCTTCTTCATATTGaggttgtaaggattaaatgagctaatataagtcagggcacctgcatcatgcctggcacataaacaAGCCTTAAGTAAATGTTAACTACAGTATAATTTTTACCATTGTCATTTGTTCCAAAAGATATCTGGACCAGAAAACAGGTTTTGACATAGGATAGTTTGTATTCATTGCAGTTAATTGCCCCGAGGTATGTGTCTTGCAATTTAACTGACAAGCCCCTGTTATTACCTAAATAATCTCTGTATTATGGGTTACCTGATTAAGAGATGGGCTAAGTGGCTGGCaacttttttcattttcccaTGGGAAAAATCCTTCATACTAGAAAGGAATATGAAGTCACTGATGAAAACAATGGTGTCCTGAGCAATAGCTGGCAGAACTGCAGGCAGTCCCCAGATTATGAACagttatatttcaaaatagtacATTTGCCTATTGTCATAAGCTCTGAATACATAGAAATAAGATTGAAAATAGTGGTTACATTCTAAAACTATTCACAGAAGTCTATTTATTTAGCCCATTTTAAAgttcaatgataaaaaaaatcattccccTAACCCAAAAGTAGGCCTAGGGACAAGAGTCCATGTgattaaagaataagaaaagtaTCTTTTCTGGTACAAAGGAAAGTTGACATGGAGTCTATTAGTTATCTACTTCTCTGTAACCAATTACCCCAAAGCTCACCATATTAAAACAATACATATCTGTTATCTCACAGACTCTGTGGGTCATCGTGGAGTGGCTTACCTGGGTAGTTCTGCTCAGGCTCTGCTCAGGGTGTGGTTTCAGTCAACATCACCCAGACggcagtcatctgaaggcttcaCTAGGGAGATCTGCTCCCAACATTgctcactcacatggctgttggcaggaaGCCCGAGTCTTCATGACATGGTAGCTCTAGCTTCCCGCAGTACAAGTGATCTTAGAGTGAGAACAGGAAGGCAGTTGCAATTCCTTTTGTGACCTAGTCTTATAAGTCACACACTGTCACTCCTGCCAGAGTCTGCTCATTATGACCCATAAGCTATTCATTGAGAGCAATCCACACTCAATGGGAGGGGGAAGTAAGCTTCACCTCTTGAATTTTTGAACCTATCCTAAAATCACCATGGAGTTTGGGGCTGccctcccatctctctctttAGGTACCCAGTCAtgcaaaatagttaaaataaattgGAATGCAGAAACTTCCCAACAAAGTTTActataaatactaaaaaataaaaaataaaaataaaaatgttctcacCTCAACTTTTCTAGAAAacatctctccccctttctttatAAGGAATCTCATTTGAAGAATTTATACTGAAGAGAGCGCTATCGCACTCCTGGAATATTTGCTTCTTTGTATCATTAGAATTTCAGGCCGtgcaataaacaaattaaaaataaccaaTAACCTATTCCCAAATGGGTGGATTAAGAGATTTGGAGTTAGGAAAGCAACCTTCAGTAAGCTCTCTGCCTTCTGCTGATAATGACCTAAGTGCCACAAGCACTGAATATTCTGGGTCTCGGGAACCATGGGCTCTCTGACCCAGGTTTCCTAACCTGACTCCCATTgctacagctctagaagaagacTGTGGGCCTGCAAAAGTGAGGGACTCTTCTGGAATCCAAAAGGGGCTGGTACTCTTGCACCTGAGACGCAAAATTCTAAAGTGCCATCTGAATCTTCAGAGGAAAATGTTATTTCATATgactttttgttgtatttttttgtaACTTTAACTTTGGTGATCCATGTAGACTATTGTTAAAATACAACATTTATAGCCTTGCCGGTTCgactcagtggatatagcgttggcctgtagagtgaaggtcctgggttcgattcccgtcaagggcacaggatgtgtctccctcatattgatgtctctctccccccctcccttccactctctctaaaaatccatggggggaggggggataataaacaaacaaaaatacaacattTATAAACACTGGATAAATAGGAGTTTGTACTATAATTCAACTCCAAGTGGAAGCTAGGGGCTTGATCTAAAAGATTTCTCCtgacagtgtttttgtttttttattgctgtatTAAATCTTATTTGAGATTTAACCCCATTTGAGACTATGATGAAGCCTAAGGGACTTACTCAGGAAAATACATATGCCCACAAAATTTTGCTCCTATGTTTAAGACCTCCCAAATTCCTAAAATCCATCCAGGGATTCgccgtggtggtggtggagggattcCCGTTGCACTAAAATTTAGATCTAAATTTGAAGCTTCTTCTCAGAACTTAATGAATTTTAACTTCTTGTTAAGCAGAACCAAGGACCAGAACAGATGTTTCTACTAGATTTTCTGTGCTTGGGTTTAGTCCATATTATGACTACTTGGAGGCAAAAGGAAGGTGGAGTGAGCACAAAGAGAACAACgcatatttgattaaaaaaaaaaatagtaactatgtattaggcacagagcagctGACGATCACAGATATAAACCTTGCCCTCTCCGAGTTGACCTGACTGTGCAGCAAATGTTGCCAACTTGCCAGAGAGGCAGCAACGCGGGAGAGAAAAGCTGCTTGACTTCCCACTTAGAAAAAGGGCGAAACTGGTTTCCTGCCGAGCACCCCCAGCCAAGACCCGACCCTGGGTTTTTCCGCGGCCCTCCGTGCGCGGAGCGAATTCCCAGCCCCAGCGGGGCCGTTCGGCCCGACCCACTGGGTCGCGGACCCGGGTTCCGCCGTCTGTCTCACGACGAGGGGAAGCGGGAGGGCGGCGCGGGACCGGGGCTTCGCCCGTGCGCATCCCTCGCGCAGAGGCGGGCGCGCGGGGTCGGGCAGCCAGGACCCGGCGAGGACCCCGGGGACGCGGCGCgcgcccctgcccgcccccagcgGGCGCCGCAGCCCTGCGCGCCGGCCTGCGTGTCCCCGCGCCGACCCCTCCCTCGCGCGCCTCGCCCGCGGCCGCTCCGGCGCACGCGCGCGGGCCCGTGAAGGGCGGGGAGAGGCGGTGGCCGCGGGCGCCGGGCCGCGGACCTGTCAGACCCGCGGAGCCGGCCTGGAGCTGCGGGTGCTGCAGGCGAGATCGGCCCCGCTCCCCCGCGGCTCCGGGCCGAGCCGCGCGAGCCGGGCGCCCCCGAGCCGAGCGGGGGCGGGGAGATGAGCGGCGGCCCCGCGGCGGCGCCCCACACCGACGCGCCGCCCCCTCGCGGAGCCACGGCGCCTCCGAGCTGGCCCTGCGCCCCCCGCCGCCCGGGCTTCGGAACTTGTGGGCTGTGATGGGACGCCTTTAATCGCTACCGTGTTTCGTTTCCCACAGGATGGGGAGGGACGCGCGGCGGCGCCATCGGGAGCGGGCGCGCCGGTGAAGTCGGGGCCGCCGGCCGTGCCTGCCGCGAGCCGTTCCGCGCGCGGCGCGCCGCCTCTGCCATGGCCGGATCCGGCGCGTGGAAGCGCCTCAAATCTCTGCTGAGGAAGGACGACGCGCCGCTGTTTCTAAATGACACCAGCGCCTTTGACTTCTCGGACGAGGCGGGGGACGAGGGGCTTCCTCGGTTTAACAAACTTCGAGTGGTGGTGGCCGACGATGGTTCCGAAACGCCGGAGAGGCCTGTTAACGGAGCGCACCCGGCGCTCCAGGCCGACGACGATTCCCTGCTGGACCAGGACCTGCCTTTGACCAACAGCCAGCTGAGCCTGAAGGTGGACCCGTGTGACACCTGCAGCAGACGCAGGGAGCTGCTGAAGCAGAGAAAGGTGAAGACCAGGTTGACCATTGCCGCCGTTCTGTACTTGCTCTTCATGATTGGAGAGCTCGTAGGTGAGTTGTGTGGCCAACTCACTTGCCGTTTCCGTTGTGTCCAGCTCTAGGGGCACGGGATTGGAGGTTTAAACTTTCTTGCCCTTTCTCAAGATACTGATCTCTTGGGGTGCAAGAAGTCCACACAGTTCCAAAGTGCAGGTCAGTCTAAGTACAAACATAGATTTATTGTTTACCTCCATGGTACGTCATGCAACTTCCTCTTTTCTTCCAAAAGAATTGTGAGCGACCACCAGGTTAGTTCTTGCAACGTTTAAAatagtaagtaagtaagtaagtaagtaagtaaataaataaataaataaataaataaataaattctaaagtTCCTTAGAACCCCGTAACATTTTACAGTATGAAGGGACTTTCCCGAACACCTGCAGCCTCCACCCCCTTTTTCAAAGGGAATCGGAGGGCCAGAGAGGTTCAAGAAGTTGGGAGGAAATGGGGTGGTTAATGGAAGAGTCACACCTATGTCCCAGgctcttgacttttttttctctacCTTTGACTTAGGTGGTCTCTGTGCTACTTCCTATTAGATTTATAGCCAAGAGATTTGCAAAATTAAATACCACCAACTAACCTGAAAGTTTTTCATTGTAAGGAAAATCTGAAAGGCACCAGAAAATGGCTCCCCCAGGGTGTATGAACTTGgttgatttttcagtttttagTTAAGTAATACACTCacaataaaatacattctttGCTTAGAGAATTCGGTGTCACATTAGTGTAACTGCTGACTTGTCCTAGTGACCGTTTACACAGTGACACTAACGCAGAGAGACCA containing:
- the SLC30A4 gene encoding probable proton-coupled zinc antiporter SLC30A4 isoform X7, with amino-acid sequence MAGSGAWKRLKSLLRKDDAPLFLNDTSAFDFSDEAGDEGLPRFNKLRVVVADDGSETPERPVNGAHPALQADDDSLLDQDLPLTNSQLSLKVDPCDTCSRRRELLKQRKVKTRLTIAAVLYLLFMIGELVGGYIANSLAVMTDALHMLTDLSAIILTLLALWLSSKSPTKRFTFGFHRLGFVSYD
- the SLC30A4 gene encoding probable proton-coupled zinc antiporter SLC30A4 isoform X8; protein product: MAGSGAWKRLKSLLRKDDAPLFLNDTSAFDFSDEAGDEGLPRFNKLRVVVADDGSETPERPVNGAHPALQADDDSLLDQDLPLTNSQLSLKVDPCDTCSRRRELLKQRKVKTRLTIAAVLYLLFMIGELVGGYIANSLAVMTDALHMLTDLSAIILTLLALWLSSKSPTKRFTFGFHRLEWGFC
- the SLC30A4 gene encoding probable proton-coupled zinc antiporter SLC30A4 isoform X6 — translated: MAGSGAWKRLKSLLRKDDAPLFLNDTSAFDFSDEAGDEGLPRFNKLRVVVADDGSETPERPVNGAHPALQADDDSLLDQDLPLTNSQLSLKVDPCDTCSRRRELLKQRKVKTRLTIAAVLYLLFMIGELVGGYIANSLAVMTDALHMLTDLSAIILTLLALWLSSKSPTKRFTFGFHRLVSLLNLLPSLPLSVSCQLSFR
- the SLC30A4 gene encoding probable proton-coupled zinc antiporter SLC30A4 isoform X4; this encodes MAGSGAWKRLKSLLRKDDAPLFLNDTSAFDFSDEAGDEGLPRFNKLRVVVADDGSETPERPVNGAHPALQADDDSLLDQDLPLTNSQLSLKVDPCDTCSRRRELLKQRKVKTRLTIAAVLYLLFMIGELVGGYIANSLAVMTDALHMLTDLSAIILTLLALWLSSKSPTKRFTFGFHRLEVLSAMISVLLVYILMAFLLYEAVQRTIHMNYEINGDIMLITAAVGVAVNVIQNTRLLIPSVHMYFHYLWLLQHFASYGTQ
- the SLC30A4 gene encoding probable proton-coupled zinc antiporter SLC30A4 isoform X5, which gives rise to MAGSGAWKRLKSLLRKDDAPLFLNDTSAFDFSDEAGDEGLPRFNKLRVVVADDGSETPERPVNGAHPALQADDDSLLDQDLPLTNSQLSLKVDPCDTCSRRRELLKQRKVKTRLTIAAVLYLLFMIGELVGGYIANSLAVMTDALHMLTDLSAIILTLLALWLSSKSPTKRFTFGFHRLGYFNQGYCRQDFKYYYNTYNIYCVAVLH